Part of the Aquabacterium sp. OR-4 genome, CCGGCCGGCCGGTGGCGTCGTCGTCCATGCGGAACTGCAGGTCGAGGCCGTACTTGTTGACATCGGCCGGCGTGATGCCCACGCGCATCACCTCGCCATGAAAGCCCTCGCTCATGTACTGCGCACCGATGTCGGCCACCACGATGCTGCAGCCCTCCACCGTGCGCTCGCGGTAGCCCAGGTGCTGGAAGAAGCGCACCCGTGCCTCGCTCACCAGGGTCATCAGCTGGGCATGGTCGAGGTGGCCGCCCTGGTTGACATGGCTGACATAGATCTGGATGCCGGTGCTGAAGGCCGGCGGCTCGGTGAACGCGAATTGAAGGCGGGGCATGGCGCGATTGTCGCCGCCGGCATGCGCTGCCCTGCCCCGCGTGTGACATCGCCGGCCGGGGCCGCTGGCCAGAATGGCCCGCCAGCCGCCCCCCATCCCCACCAGGACCCACACCGCATGAACCGCCCGATGAAAAACCGCGTCACCGATCTGTTGGGTATCCGCTACCCCATCGTGCAAGGCGGCATGCAGTGGGTGGGCCGCGCCGAACTGGCGGCCGCGGTGTCCAACGCCGGCGGGCTGGGCATCGTCACCGCGC contains:
- a CDS encoding acyl-CoA thioesterase, yielding MPRLQFAFTEPPAFSTGIQIYVSHVNQGGHLDHAQLMTLVSEARVRFFQHLGYRERTVEGCSIVVADIGAQYMSEGFHGEVMRVGITPADVNKYGLDLQFRMDDDATGRPVARGKIGVVFIDPDTHRPTPVPAAFLARLPPG